The Alnus glutinosa chromosome 8, dhAlnGlut1.1, whole genome shotgun sequence DNA segment GTAGTCAGTCTGACTCGGCTACCCACAGATTCAAAGGGTCTGATTGGCAAGTCATTGCCAATTACCCATAATTGCCTTTTTACccatcaaataaaaaagattccaacctttttacattttttatatcgcatcaatcatttttttttattattcaaataaaaaaattcactacaaaacaaaactttttcacttttctataaaacatttttaaattttatatcacatcaatcactttttactactattcaaacaaatatttcacaacacAACTACTTACCAAATACACtcatatatttgatttttttttaaaaaaaagaaaaatatttaagttttaaaaaataagaaatcatgttgatttttttaataatttttattcgACTTCAATTATGATGTAAAAAGGGTCCAAAGTCGGTAGTTTGTAGCAGGCTCTGGTTGGACATTGCCCACTTGTGCCCAGtgcctcccttttttttttttttttttttttaaaaaaaatgttcaaaatacTCATGGTGCACAACAATTGTACTATCACAAAATATAATAGAGTAGACCTTATACAATGAGACTTACTCTATTGTGCCTTGTagtagtgcacttgttgtgcaccTTAAGTGCatgtatcattttccttttttatttatcttataCACCGACATTTTTCCTCTTTCTCGAAGTGAATTTGCATTGTTTTGACCAGAAGACTACCGAAAGACACCCAATCTCATCATCCACAAAAGAAGTCCCAGCAGTGGCGGAGTCAACATTTGAGATTTAggagtaaaattgaaaaaaaaaaaaaaaaaaaaaaaaagaaaaaagaaaaaaagaaaaaaagaagaagaagaagaagaagaaggtaaaactaaaaaaaaaaaaaaaagtaaaattttaggagttaaattttaattttaatttttttgaaaaaatcccCAAGCCTCCATGCTTTAGGCTAGCTCTGCCCCTTGCGTCCTAGTACccatttatgatttttttttttcttgcactTTTTGTTGTATTTGGCAAAACatattggaaaaagaaatgatatacgtatttttgagtgtttatatttttatgtgacggtaataattaaatcattattaatctatttaaaatttaataataattttcactttCAGTGAGTAAAGCGAGTAAAGACTTTAATATATCATTTCTCCATTGGAAAAGCCGTCGGTCGGTTGGGTGTGTAACCCAATTTCCACTTTTACTAAGTGACAGAAAGTCATTATTGAAGATACGAAGGTTGATTTGGTTACCTCAGCTTCTTTGTTTCTAgtcaaaataaacaaatgggATTAATCTTTCAAGatatatataggtttttttttttgggttaaatacatatttgccccatGTACTTTAcgatctttattttttaccttctcagtttcactttttatcaaatttgatacCTGTGTTATATggaaagacggaaatggtacctccgtctacttttccgtccaaaactaacgtccacccacgtcattgggtacctaaaaatttgaagcccataacccaattctttacacatcgtttccaacaacatccagacaacaacatgacaaaaaatgctgtgggtggacgttagttttggacgagaaatcagacggaggtaccatttccgtcttttcatataccacaggtaccaaaattgataaaaagtgaaactgagggggcaaaaaataaaggtcgtaaagtaCAGGGagtaaatatgtatttaaccatttcttttttgataaacctttttttttttttctttttttagaaaaacagTACCACCTTAAAAGTTATCAAACAGTCTAAGGGGGTGTACATACTGGTGCAGTTATTTGCAACATTTACAACTGCATTTGAAAGATGCAGATATCACTTCTAGATATTTGTATCTGCATCCACATCATTTTGGACCTGTTTTAGATAATGAGCATTTTAGACCTGTTTTAGTCTTTAAGGCATTCTTTGTGTCTATATTAGAGTCTATTTTagacgattttaaaaataatttaggccgatttttagtgttttgagcttgtttttatttttttaagccttaatcttttaaaaatatattgatttcacattactttaaCCTTTTTGCCTAAATATTACATAGAAAAAAACACAACCGACCAAATCATtttaaacataacctatacttaattcaaaacgacataattttagtattaaacaccaaaatgggttttggtgaatttattaaataaaaatatataaaatacatattATATGTAAATGGTTTCCGAATGCGGACAATAACTGCACTCATATACTTTAAAACAGCCATCCACATCCGTATCAGCATGTGCAAATGACAGATAATGAATAGTTACTGATAACAAATACAGACAATTAATATCCGTCACGTGTATTCTCCTATCAAACACCACCACCATGCtttattgttttcttgttttgaatTGTAAATTTAAACTTGGATAAAAATCGCCAGCGTGATTGCCCCAATCCCAAATGGCTCATGAGTCACCATGATGGCAATTGAAAACggaaagataaaaaagaagccCTCACGTTGGTggtgtatattttgtttggaagTGTATGGCTTGTATTTGTTGATGGGGTTAATGCcattcttgattaatatttttgtaataaatCTTATGCTAGTCTTTTGAAATTACAGTGTCCCTAATATGGCAGcgtttttgtcaacagaatatagtcaattaaaataaaccaacaagaACAACTAATATCCGATAGTGGAggtacaaaagaaaaaggctaCACCGGCCGGGTCGATAAAGAGTGAGAAACGACTGAGGGGCATGAGTGGAAAATTACCGGAGGAACTTTTAGTACCgccaagaattaattaattggtctatgatgtggtAATGAGATTGATTCTTTTAATATACCAAATCAAGAAGATTTAAGCAAGAAAGTTTCAATTAGCATTGAAGCTTCTCTTATTGTCAACGTGAAACACCTTACACTTACAATTTcataaaggaaaaacaacagATTCTAAAACATAAGAAGagaatattgaagaaaaaaccACGAATCTCTTAATGTATAGATGAAGGAGAGTGCAATATTTGTACAAGATGAAGAGGAATTTTCTTCCATGCAGTGAGAGCGTTAGTTTCAGTCATGTCCAAGTCCTCCCCCTGCAACTTCCAATCAAACCAACACAAGAGAtttgcaaccacattttcaactGAAGCAACACCAAATGTTATTCCCGGGCATCCTCTTCTCCCACCTCCAAATGGGATGAATTCAAAGTCTTGACCTTTGTAGTCAATCGGACTGTCTTCAAATCTCTCTGGAATGAACTCTTCTGGCATCTCCCATACTTTAGGGTCCCTTTGAATCGCCCATGTATTAGCAAATACTTTTGTTTTTGCCGGAATATCATAACCTCCAATTTTCACACTTGTTATTGTTTCCCGAGGTACCGAAAGAGGAAGTGGTGGATGTAGTCTTAGAGTTTCTTTGAGGATACACTTCAAGTAATCCATTTTATTGATGTCATTCACGTTTATCTTTGACTTCTTGTTCACCACTCTTCTCACCTCTTCTTGTGCTCTCTTCATGATACTTGGATTTTTTACAAGTTCCGCCATTGACCATTCCAAAACTGTTGAAGTAGTATCAGTTCCTGCCACAAACATGTCCTGAAATTGTggaaacacaaaacattagatatggatatgtgtgtgtgagagagaaagagggagaaagggagagagagatactaGTATAATTGCTTTGAGGTTGTCTTTGGTGAGCTCAAAGTCGAGCATGCTATTCTTTTGAAGTCGGAGGAGAATATCCACGAAATCAAGCTTATTAGGCTGGTGGTCATCAATTTTCTTTGTCTCGTGTTCTTCAATCACTTGATCAAAAAAAGCATCTAATTCTCTAGAAGTGGCTTTTAAACTTGGAATTAATCCCGTAAGAACATCAATCCATCccaaagaagggaaaaaatctccaaaacagaATGCTACAAATAGCACCAGTACTCTTCTTGATAGTTGTCCGAACCTACTctcaccattttcttcttcaaactTCTGTCCAAGTATACATCTAGAGGTTATGTTGTTTGAGGTTGCAATCAACATCTCACTCAGATTAATAGAAACCCCTTTGAGACACGAGTGACGTATCTTGTCGATCAATGCTTCAACTTCTTCTTCCCTTACATATTGGAAGGATTGCACACTTTTGAGGCTCAAAAGTTCGAGGACACAAATTTTCCTAGTTTGTCTCCAATACTCACAATAGGGTGAGAAGGCTACGTCTTGGCACCCATAGAATAAGATATTAGTAGCTGTGGTTTTTGGCCGATTTGAGAAAATGACATCATGTGTTTTCATAATTTCTTTGGCCATATCTGCAGACGACACAACAAGGGTTGGAGCATTGCCCAAGTGTAAGAACATTAGAGCGCCATACTTCTTAGAAAGGGCTTGAAGAGAGCGGTGTGGGAGTGCACCAAGCTGGTGTAGGTTGCCGATGATCGGTAGCTTTGGTGGGGATGGAGGTAAATTGGGTTTGCCACTTCTAATACGcttgaaaacataaagaaaagagGTGAGAAAAACAAGTGAGAGGAGTGTAGTGAAGGGTATTTTGTGTAGCTCTTGCCATGATTGTTGCAACAATGGTAGAAGGGCCATTTCCTAGATCTCTCAAGTCTTTAGATCAAGGTGACTAACAATCCAGCTCTtcagaaaacaatacaagaagACATACTAAAGCTTATCGCATCACCTTTGTATGAGATATTGGaagaagatatattttttttttgtttgcttgttatttttgagtGGGAGACAGCAAGAGGCGGCGACATCTTATTTGGAATCTTTGGTTCTATACGGAGAAAAGGTGAaacctacatttttttttttttgggaacttTTTGCTTGTTTAAAATTGACTAAACGCTCCATAGAGTAATTGCAGTTCTTAAAAACGTTTTTAAGAATTTATTATGTGACACAGgtcacttaaaaaaaacaatcattaaaaaattgtaggggGCAGTCGAGCCATCTCCTTTGATCGAACTTGAATGATTTGGTTGATTGAATATGTTTTCCAAAGAAATGGTCCCTGAAGGCCTGAACTCTGAACTGTgaacttttattcttttataatgGGTGCAAAATATGCAGTCCAATTCACAGCTCAAATGACAATGGAAGGCCAAAAGGTGGCCGTTTTACCATATATAGTTTGGTTTTTATGATGATCGAGTAAACTTAATTAAACCAGGCCGGTGGCCATTTTATAGACTCATTCAAACAAGAACTCGGATGTTTTTAATCTTTGCTTATTTCCTGAGCCACCTTCACATTTCGATCTTTCTATAATGAACTCCCTCTCTAAATTCATCTGTTTTTGCACTCTAATTAAGGTTCCTTTATTACACAGGAATGATGATTATTtggaaataaaaatgagtattaAATGTAAACCTTGACTCTCATGTACAGCTTGAATCCCCAAGAAAAATGGCAGATTACCAAGATCTTTGAAAGCCAAATGAGTGGCAATAAATTTTATGTATTCTTTATTGATGAATTCTCTCACTTTACATGCTTATTTCCATTAAAATCTAAATCAAAtgtctttctttgttttgggaAGAAGTGGCAATAAATCTAAATCACTGTTTCCTTAATGTCTTTCTTTATTTGACAGCCAGATAAGTGGCAATAAATTTTATGTAATCTTTATTGATGAATTCTCTCACTTTACATGGTTATAACATAAAATTCTCTCACTCCCATGTATTACTCACCCATCAAGAATGTAGTCCATTTCATTTTAGCGTGAGTATTTAGCATGAAAAATGACATCGGAGATTAACAAGAAAGGGAAGGTTCTTGCTAACATTAAGGAAACAGTTCTATTGCAATTGACAGATGAAGATATAGAAAACATAATATAAGGATGATGACCATGGATTGCTTATCAAGGAGAATGCTGTAGTGGTATAAGGCGAAGAGGTGCTTTCTTACGAATGACTAACCTATAAACCTCACTCATGTCCAAGTCCTCCCTTGTTGCACCATCAGGCAACTCCCAGTCAAACCAGTACAAGAGGTTGGCCAACACATATTCAGCTTCTGTGATTGCAAATGATGTCCCAGGGCAACCCCTACGCCCCATACCAAAGGGAATGAATTGGTCATGGTGGCCTTTGAAATCAATCGGGTTGTCAACAAATCTCTCCGGGAGAAACTCATCTGCCCTGTCCCATAATTTGGGATCCCTTTGAATTGCCCATGCATTAATCAAGATTATGGTTCTGGGAGGAATGTCATAGCCTTGCAGTTTGGCACATGCAGATGATCCTCGAGTAACCATAACAGGAGCGTGTAATCTCAGAGTTTCTTTGACAATACACTTTAAGTAGTCCATTTGATCTATATCAGCTTCATCTACCCTTGATTTTTCTCCTGCCACTCTTCTTACCTCTTCTTGTGCATTCTTCATGACACTAGGATTTTTCACAAGCTCTGCCATTGCCCATTCCATGGTTGTTGCAGTGGTGTCAGTTCCTCCCACAAACATGTCCTGTAAGAAGGAAAGATAAAGATTTAGTTTTAGTCAAGTGTGTGTGAGtaagtgagtgagagagagagagaccagtaGCCGGCAGTAGGAGTGCTTTGATGTTTTCTTGAGTGAGGTTGATGTCGAGCATGCCACTCCTCTGAAGACAAAGAAGAATTTCCACAAAAGTCTTTCTTATCAGATTGGTCACTATCACCTCTCTTTATATGTTCATCAATTATTTGATCAAGAACTGCATCTAATGCTTTAGAAGTCGTTCTCAATTTTGCAGAAAATCCTGTCAGAATATCCATCCAAACAGATCTTCAAAACAAAATGCTCCTAGAAGTTCCATTACTTTCTTTGACAATTGTCCAAAACTCATGCTGCCTTCTTCTCCTTCATACTTCAGACCGAGAGAGGATCTGCAAATTATGTTGTTTGAAATAGTAGCAAACATCTCACCTAGATCAATTGCTGCGCCATTCATAGAAGAACGTCGTATTTTCTCGACCATTTGTGCAACTTCATCTTCCCTCACAAATTGAAATTCTTGTACCCTTCTTTGGCTTAAAATTTCCCTAACACAAATTTTCTTCACTTGTCTCCAATACTCACCATTGGGACAAAATGCTATGTCACTGCATCCATGGAAGAGGATATTTGCTGCCCTTATTTGGGGCCTAGCTAAGAAAACTGTGTCATGGCTATTCATGATCTCTCTAGCAATCTCAGAGGATGAAACTACTAGTACTGGAGCATTGCCCAAGTGTAAGAGAACTATGGGGCCGTACTTCTCAGAGAGAGCATGGAGAGATCGGTGGAGGCGTGTGCCTAGCTGGTGAAGGTTGCCAATTATTGGTAGTTTTGGAGGAGATGGAGGTAAGTTGAGTTTGCCATTACCTCTAGTGAGCTTAAGGAGATACAGCAAGTACAAGAGGAGAAGCAGAGAGAACAGGAGGAGATTTAACAGAGTGCTTATATGCAGCTCTTGCCACCATTTATGCAACAAGATCATTGGATCCATTCTTTTCTCACCAAAATCTTGTGAACTAAGAGTCTAGACCATACCACCGATTTGTCATTATCGGCCAGCAGATTTCAGCCCAAAGATTAACAAAAGTTCTAGCAAATTTCAAGTCCATGCTTTACTGCATATGGTATGTGAATTCTGAATAGTTTATTTAGTATTCACTATattaatagatatatatatatatatatatatatatatatatatatatatatatatagttatgaaGATGCACGAATAGCTCAATGCAATCCTAGAAATACTATATAACAAGctagaagtataaagaaaaataattgttacACTCATGACGCACTTCTGTACTCACACCAAACACAAAGAGTTGTGCAGCATGAGTGTAATAATCACTCCTCAAGTATAAATATTAGCTGGCTGCTCCATGTTTGGATCAACTGGTATCCTAATTTTGACATTTAAAGAAGAGATGTAGTTTCCAAGAAGATAATGAAATAATCAAATGGTAGACTTAGTGCTGACAGCTTAGGCTGAATAGATAGCGTACCTCCGCAACAATGTCTTccctctttaaaaaaaattaaaataaatgtgcATAGTAGATTTggataggattttttttttttgttttttttttttttggtgtgggggggggggggtgttaataatttggataggattttgttttttgaagaGAATAATCTGGATAGGATTTTATTTGCAAGTACCGGgttcaatacattttttttgggcttaaaaagaaaagaaaagaagagagagagagagagagagagagggagttgTTGTTGGGTGATTGTTAAGATGGCCGAACCAAAAGAGGAGAAACAGATTTAATGgttggtttgaaaaaatgttgGATGAGAATTGGATAGGAGTTGGAGAAGTAGCagatctcttttcttttaataaaatttttcaaagattcaggtatgggtattttttgcaaattttgttaaattatgaCCAACACTCAAatcctagattttttttttttttttttcctaaaaaaaggtgagggatattttgaaaattttgacaagatttaactgaaaattctaatggagggttgaaattaaaaaataataaaaaataataaaaaataaaaaatttgaaaaatagatatcctaaattgacactttttaaagtttgggtacattttttcgaaagtgatgaaagattaaggattataagtaaagttcttaaaaaaaaataaataaataaaaaattaagtggtTTAGTGAAGGGGAAAACATGAGTTCGACTTTCCAGGAATACAACACTAAACAGGACGAGATTTATGCTTATTAATTCCTACTCACCGGTTGTTTGCTCCTGTGTTATTTAGTAGGCTAAGAAAGGCTATGATTCGTCCCGTCTTGAGAAAGTGTCCGCATGTGTACCAATAATTGATTAATTGTTCATGGACCATTTTTAAAGTGGCTAGCATCTTTGTAAATAATATATGATAATGACTAGGATTAAGCTCATGAAATGCGCATGCATGTAGGGATAAACTAATGCAAGTCAAATTTTGCTTACCTATGGATGATAAATACTTGTAATatttaatatcatattatcttctttatttaatatttgaaaatgtGTGTCATCTCTGGTCTCATTTGTAAATGTTGAATgatctatttttaatttatgcAAATTCCACCAGCTGTATAGattataaaaaatctttaagatTATTATATTTCGGGTAAGGTTCACCAGCTGTATAGATTATAATGcatctttaaaattattatattttggtaAGAAcagtttattttcaaattagagATAACTTCATTTAATCTCCCTGAATTATTGTCGTTCTTGCAATTACccttataaacttaaaaaaaactctcaatt contains these protein-coding regions:
- the LOC133874573 gene encoding cytochrome P450 71A1-like, which encodes MALLPLLQQSWQELHKIPFTTLLSLVFLTSFLYVFKRIRSGKPNLPPSPPKLPIIGNLHQLGALPHRSLQALSKKYGALMFLHLGNAPTLVVSSADMAKEIMKTHDVIFSNRPKTTATNILFYGCQDVAFSPYCEYWRQTRKICVLELLSLKSVQSFQYVREEEVEALIDKIRHSCLKGVSINLSEMLIATSNNITSRCILGQKFEEENGESRFGQLSRRVLVLFVAFCFGDFFPSLGWIDVLTGLIPSLKATSRELDAFFDQVIEEHETKKIDDHQPNKLDFVDILLRLQKNSMLDFELTKDNLKAIILDMFVAGTDTTSTVLEWSMAELVKNPSIMKRAQEEVRRVVNKKSKINVNDINKMDYLKCILKETLRLHPPLPLSVPRETITSVKIGGYDIPAKTKVFANTWAIQRDPKVWEMPEEFIPERFEDSPIDYKGQDFEFIPFGGGRRGCPGITFGVASVENVVANLLCWFDWKLQGEDLDMTETNALTAWKKIPLHLVQILHSPSSIH